A single genomic interval of Mycolicibacterium sp. MU0053 harbors:
- the rplO gene encoding 50S ribosomal protein L15, which yields MSSDSSVIKLHDLKPAAGSKTAKTRVGRGEGSKGKTAGRGTKGTKARKNVPATFEGGQMPIHMRLPKLKGFKNRFRTEYAVVNVGEIAKAFPNGGSIGIDDFVGAGLVRKNVLVKVLGDGKLSTKVDVVAHKFSGSAREAITAAGGTATEL from the coding sequence ATGAGCTCGGACTCATCGGTCATCAAGCTCCATGACCTGAAGCCGGCCGCCGGGTCCAAGACCGCCAAGACCCGCGTGGGTCGTGGCGAGGGATCCAAGGGCAAGACCGCCGGTCGCGGCACCAAGGGCACCAAGGCGCGCAAGAACGTGCCGGCGACGTTCGAGGGCGGGCAGATGCCGATTCACATGCGGCTGCCCAAGCTCAAGGGCTTCAAGAACCGGTTCCGCACCGAGTACGCCGTCGTCAATGTCGGGGAGATCGCCAAGGCGTTCCCCAACGGCGGCAGCATCGGGATCGACGACTTCGTCGGCGCGGGCCTGGTCCGCAAGAACGTTCTGGTGAAGGTGCTGGGCGACGGCAAGCTCTCGACGAAGGTCGACGTGGTCGCGCACAAGTTCAGCGGCAGCGCGCGGGAGGCCATCACGGCCGCCGGCGGCACCGCCACGGAGCTGTAA
- the rpmD gene encoding 50S ribosomal protein L30, protein MSELKITQVRGTIGARWNQRESLRTLGLRKIRHSVVRKDDAQTRGLIRVVHHLVEVEEVKEGDK, encoded by the coding sequence ATGTCAGAGCTCAAGATCACCCAGGTGCGCGGCACCATAGGCGCGCGCTGGAATCAGCGCGAGAGCCTGCGTACGCTGGGCCTGCGCAAGATCCGCCATTCGGTGGTGCGCAAGGATGACGCGCAGACCCGCGGTCTGATTCGCGTCGTGCACCATCTCGTCGAGGTCGAGGAAGTCAAGGAGGGCGACAAATGA
- the rpsE gene encoding 30S ribosomal protein S5: protein MAEQTTGAAAEPAASSGAPTAGTRTDTERGGRGGRDGGRGRRDDRGSRGGRDSGDKNNYLERVVTINRVSKVVKGGRRFSFTALVIVGDGKSMVGVGYGKAKEVPAAIAKGVEEARKNFFRVPLIGGTITHPVQGEAAAGVVMLRPASAGTGVIAGGAVRAVLECAGVHDILAKSLGSDNAINVVHATVAALKMLQRPEEVAARRGLPIEDVAPARMLRARRESDALAAVAAREGNA from the coding sequence ATGGCGGAGCAGACTACGGGCGCTGCGGCTGAGCCAGCCGCCAGCTCCGGCGCCCCGACCGCCGGTACCCGGACCGACACCGAGCGTGGCGGACGCGGCGGACGTGACGGCGGCCGTGGCCGGCGTGACGACCGCGGTAGCCGCGGCGGCCGCGACAGCGGCGACAAGAACAACTACCTCGAGCGCGTCGTGACCATCAACCGGGTCTCCAAGGTCGTCAAGGGTGGTCGCCGGTTCAGCTTCACCGCGCTGGTCATCGTCGGCGACGGCAAGAGCATGGTCGGTGTCGGCTACGGCAAGGCCAAGGAAGTACCGGCCGCGATCGCCAAGGGCGTCGAAGAGGCTCGCAAGAACTTCTTCCGGGTGCCGCTGATCGGTGGCACCATCACCCATCCGGTGCAGGGCGAGGCCGCTGCCGGTGTCGTGATGCTGCGTCCGGCCAGTGCCGGTACCGGAGTGATCGCCGGTGGTGCCGTGCGTGCCGTGCTGGAATGCGCGGGCGTGCACGACATCCTGGCCAAGTCGCTGGGCAGCGACAACGCGATCAACGTGGTGCATGCCACCGTGGCCGCGCTGAAGATGCTGCAGCGTCCCGAAGAGGTGGCGGCCCGTCGCGGTCTGCCGATCGAGGACGTCGCGCCGGCGCGGATGCTGCGCGCGCGTCGGGAAAGTGATGCGCTGGCTGCCGTAGCGGCGCGTGAAGGAAACGCATAG
- the rplR gene encoding 50S ribosomal protein L18, translated as MAQTSTTKKHQPVGQSISAARRVARLRRHARLRKKVAGTAQRPRLVVNRSSRHIHVQLVDDLTGTTLAAASSIEADVRGVEGDKKGKSVRVGQLIAERAKAAGIEAVVFDRGGYTYGGRIAALADAARENGLKF; from the coding sequence ATGGCGCAGACATCCACTACCAAGAAGCATCAGCCGGTGGGGCAGAGCATCTCCGCCGCCCGGCGGGTGGCGCGGTTGCGTCGGCATGCGCGGTTGCGCAAGAAGGTCGCCGGCACCGCCCAGCGGCCCCGCCTGGTGGTCAACCGCTCCTCGCGGCACATCCACGTTCAACTTGTCGACGACCTGACCGGCACCACGCTGGCGGCGGCCTCCTCCATCGAGGCCGACGTGCGTGGCGTCGAGGGTGACAAGAAGGGCAAGAGCGTCCGGGTCGGTCAGCTGATCGCCGAGCGCGCCAAGGCCGCCGGAATCGAAGCCGTGGTGTTCGACCGTGGCGGATACACCTACGGCGGACGCATCGCGGCCTTGGCCGATGCCGCCCGCGAGAATGGACTGAAGTTCTAG
- the rplF gene encoding 50S ribosomal protein L6, with translation MSRIGKNPVPVPSGVDVTIDGQHVSVKGPKGTLSLNVAEPIVVQRDDDGAIVVTRPDDDRHNRSLHGLSRTLIANLVTGVTEGYTTKMEIFGVGYRVVAKGNTLEFALGYSHPVQIDAPEGVTFAVETPTKFSISGIDKQKVGQMAANIRRLRKSDPYKGKGIRYEGEQIRRKVGKTGK, from the coding sequence ATGTCGCGTATTGGAAAGAATCCGGTCCCGGTTCCGTCCGGGGTCGATGTGACGATCGACGGACAGCACGTGTCCGTCAAGGGCCCCAAGGGCACGCTGTCGCTCAACGTCGCCGAACCGATTGTGGTGCAGCGCGACGACGACGGTGCCATTGTGGTCACCCGCCCGGACGACGACCGGCACAACCGCAGCCTGCATGGGCTGTCGCGGACGCTGATCGCCAACCTCGTGACCGGGGTGACCGAGGGTTACACGACCAAGATGGAGATCTTCGGGGTCGGTTACCGCGTCGTGGCCAAGGGCAACACCCTGGAGTTCGCGCTCGGTTACAGCCACCCGGTGCAGATCGACGCTCCCGAGGGCGTCACCTTCGCGGTGGAGACCCCGACGAAGTTCTCGATCTCCGGGATCGACAAGCAGAAGGTCGGCCAGATGGCGGCCAACATTCGTCGCCTGCGGAAGAGCGACCCCTACAAGGGCAAGGGCATCCGCTACGAGGGTGAGCAGATCCGCCGCAAGGTCGGAAAGACAGGTAAGTAG
- the rpsH gene encoding 30S ribosomal protein S8, with the protein MTMTDPIADFLTRLRNANSAYHDEVTLPHSKIKANIAEILKSEGYITDYRTEDARVGKALVVSLKYGPSRERSIAGLRRVSKPGLRVYAKSTNLPRVLGGLGVAIISTSSGLLTDRQAARQGVGGEVLAFVW; encoded by the coding sequence ATGACAATGACGGATCCGATCGCAGACTTCTTGACACGTCTGCGTAACGCCAACTCGGCGTATCACGACGAGGTGACCCTCCCGCACTCGAAGATCAAGGCCAACATCGCCGAGATCCTCAAGAGCGAGGGTTACATCACCGATTACCGGACCGAAGACGCCCGCGTCGGCAAGGCCCTGGTTGTTTCGCTCAAGTACGGCCCCAGCCGTGAGCGCAGCATCGCCGGCCTGCGGCGGGTGTCCAAGCCCGGTCTGCGGGTTTATGCAAAGTCCACCAATCTGCCTCGGGTGCTCGGCGGCCTGGGCGTGGCGATCATCTCCACGTCCTCGGGTCTGCTCACCGACCGTCAGGCAGCTCGACAAGGCGTGGGCGGCGAAGTCCTCGCCTTCGTCTGGTAG
- a CDS encoding type Z 30S ribosomal protein S14, giving the protein MAKKALVNKANKKPKFKVRGYTRCNKCGRPHSVYRKFGLCRICLREMAHAGELPGVQKSSW; this is encoded by the coding sequence ATGGCAAAGAAAGCGCTGGTCAACAAGGCCAACAAGAAGCCCAAGTTCAAGGTGCGTGGCTACACCCGCTGCAACAAGTGCGGTCGGCCCCACTCGGTCTACCGCAAGTTCGGCCTCTGCCGCATCTGCTTGCGTGAGATGGCGCATGCGGGCGAGCTGCCCGGCGTGCAGAAATCCAGCTGGTAA
- the rplE gene encoding 50S ribosomal protein L5: protein MTTAETTEKVQPRLKQRYREEIRDTLQKEFDFANVMQIPGVVKVVVNMGVGDAARDAKLINGAVNDLALITGQKPEIRKARKSIAQFKLREGMPIGARVTLRGDRMWEFLDRLISISLPRIRDFRGLSPKQFDGTGNYTFGLTEQSVFHEIDVDSIDRPRGMDITVVTSATNDDEGRALLRALGFPFKEN from the coding sequence GTGACCACCGCAGAAACCACCGAGAAGGTGCAGCCCCGGCTCAAGCAGCGCTACCGCGAGGAAATCCGCGACACGCTGCAAAAAGAGTTCGACTTCGCCAACGTCATGCAGATCCCGGGCGTGGTGAAGGTCGTCGTGAACATGGGTGTCGGCGACGCCGCTCGCGACGCGAAGCTGATCAACGGCGCCGTCAACGACCTCGCCCTGATCACCGGCCAGAAGCCGGAGATCCGCAAGGCCCGCAAGTCCATCGCACAGTTCAAGCTGCGCGAGGGCATGCCCATCGGCGCGCGGGTGACCCTGCGCGGCGACCGGATGTGGGAGTTCCTGGATCGGCTGATCTCGATCTCGCTGCCCCGTATCCGCGACTTCCGCGGCCTGAGCCCGAAGCAGTTCGACGGCACCGGCAACTACACCTTCGGTCTGACCGAGCAATCGGTGTTCCACGAAATCGACGTGGACTCGATCGACCGTCCCCGCGGCATGGACATCACCGTCGTCACCTCGGCGACGAATGACGACGAAGGACGAGCGCTGCTGCGGGCCCTCGGCTTTCCGTTCAAGGAGAACTGA
- the rplX gene encoding 50S ribosomal protein L24 produces MKIHKGDTVLVISGKDKGAKGKVLQAYPTRNRILVEGVNRMKKHTAVSSTERGASSGGIVTQEAPIHVSNVMVVDSDGKPTRVGYRTDEESGKRVRIAKTNGKDIQK; encoded by the coding sequence ATGAAGATTCACAAGGGCGACACCGTCCTCGTCATCTCCGGTAAGGACAAGGGCGCCAAGGGCAAGGTCCTGCAGGCCTACCCGACCCGCAACCGCATCCTGGTCGAGGGTGTCAACCGGATGAAGAAGCACACCGCGGTCTCGTCGACCGAGCGTGGCGCCTCCTCGGGCGGCATCGTCACCCAGGAAGCCCCGATCCACGTGTCCAACGTGATGGTGGTCGACTCCGACGGCAAGCCGACCCGCGTGGGATACCGCACCGACGAAGAGAGCGGCAAGCGCGTCCGCATCGCCAAGACGAACGGCAAGGACATTCAGAAGTGA
- the rplN gene encoding 50S ribosomal protein L14 encodes MIQQESRLKVADNTGAKEILCIRVLGGSGRRYAGIGDVIVATVKDAIPGGNVKRGDIVKAVIVRTVKERRRADGSYIKFDENAAVIIKADNDPRGTRIFGPVGRELREKRFMKIVSLAPEVL; translated from the coding sequence GTGATTCAGCAGGAATCGCGGCTCAAGGTCGCCGACAACACGGGCGCCAAGGAGATCTTGTGCATCCGCGTCCTCGGTGGCTCGGGTCGGCGTTACGCCGGCATCGGTGATGTCATCGTGGCGACGGTCAAGGACGCCATCCCCGGCGGCAACGTCAAGCGCGGCGACATCGTCAAGGCCGTCATCGTGCGCACCGTCAAGGAACGCCGTCGCGCCGACGGCAGCTACATCAAATTCGACGAGAATGCGGCCGTCATCATCAAGGCCGACAACGACCCGCGCGGCACCCGTATTTTCGGCCCGGTCGGTCGTGAGCTGCGCGAAAAGCGCTTCATGAAGATCGTCTCGCTGGCCCCGGAGGTTTTGTAA
- a CDS encoding SUMF1/EgtB/PvdO family nonheme iron enzyme: MGSTAFYPEEAPVHPVTVAALAVERHPVTNAQFAEFVAATGYRTVAERPLDPALYPGVAESDLQPGALVFRPTAGPVDLRDWRQWWHWVPGACWQHPFGPDSTVADRPEHPVVQIAYPDAAAYAAWAGRRLPTEAEWEYAAAAGADTTYAWGAEAAPGGTLMANTWQGRFPYRNDGARGWVGTSPVGTFRANDFGLVDMIGNVWEWTTTRYAARHRPGRPPENGCCPPPRDPDPAVSQVLKGGSHLCAPEYCHRYRPAARSPQAQDSATTHIGFRCVRG, from the coding sequence ATGGGGTCGACGGCGTTCTATCCCGAGGAGGCCCCGGTCCACCCCGTCACGGTCGCGGCCCTGGCGGTGGAGCGGCATCCGGTGACCAACGCGCAGTTCGCCGAGTTCGTCGCCGCCACCGGCTACCGCACGGTGGCGGAACGCCCGCTGGATCCGGCGCTCTACCCGGGCGTGGCCGAGTCGGATCTGCAGCCCGGCGCGCTGGTGTTCCGTCCCACCGCGGGTCCGGTCGACCTGCGCGACTGGCGGCAATGGTGGCATTGGGTGCCCGGCGCCTGTTGGCAGCACCCGTTCGGGCCGGACAGCACCGTCGCCGACCGGCCGGAACACCCCGTGGTCCAGATCGCCTATCCGGATGCGGCGGCCTACGCGGCCTGGGCCGGGCGTCGGCTGCCCACCGAGGCCGAATGGGAGTACGCCGCCGCGGCCGGCGCCGACACCACCTACGCATGGGGTGCGGAGGCCGCCCCGGGCGGGACGCTCATGGCCAACACCTGGCAGGGCCGGTTTCCGTATCGCAACGACGGCGCACGGGGCTGGGTCGGGACCTCCCCGGTCGGCACCTTCCGGGCCAACGACTTCGGGCTCGTCGACATGATCGGCAACGTATGGGAGTGGACCACCACCCGATACGCCGCCCGGCACCGGCCCGGCCGGCCGCCCGAGAACGGGTGCTGCCCGCCCCCGCGGGACCCGGACCCCGCGGTCAGCCAGGTGCTGAAGGGCGGCTCGCATTTGTGCGCGCCGGAGTACTGTCACCGTTATCGGCCCGCCGCGAGATCCCCGCAGGCCCAGGACAGTGCGACCACCCATATCGGGTTCCGCTGTGTGCGCGGCTGA
- a CDS encoding arylsulfatase: protein MGTDFNGKIELDIRDSEPDWGPFAAPTAPAGAPNVLYLVWDDIGIATWDCFGGLVEMPAMSRIADRGVRLSQFHTTALCSPTRAALLTGRNPTTVGMATIEEFTDGFPNCSGRIPNETALLSEVLAERGWNTYCVGKWHLTPLEESNLAASKRHWPLGRGFERFYGFLGGETDQWYPELVYDNHPVSPPGTPEQGYHLSKDLADKTIEFIRDAKVIAPDKPWFSYVCPGAGHAPHHVPTDWADRYRGRFDMGYERYREVVLENQQRMGLVPQHTELSPMNPYQDVTGPGGEPWPEQDTVRPWESLNDEEKRLFARMAEVFAGFLSYTDDQIGRVLDYLEESGQLDNTIIVVISDNGASGEGGPSGSVNEVKFFNGYIDTVEESLRYYDELGGPSTYGHYPIGWAMAFNTPYKLYKRYASHEGGVADPAIIAWPNGIAAHGEIRDVYANVCDVTPTVFDLLDICPPATVRGVAQKPLEGVSFAAALKDPEFPTGKHTQFYTMLGTRGIWHQGWFANTVHAASPAGWGHFDTDRWELYHIESDRSQCRDLADEHPERLEELKALWFSEAAKYNGLPLGDLNIFETLARSRPYLVGERQRFTYYPDTAEIGPGAGVELRGQSFSVLVEVTVDTPEAEGVLVKHGAGHGGHVLYLAGGALHYVYNFMGEDEQAVAAPDVVATGEHVFGVRFERSGAVEGSHTPLGTVTLHVDDVVVATRADVRAHPGTFGLAGGGLAVGRNGGQAVSAAYTAPYPFTGGVIAKAVVDVSGAPYVDIERELAAAFAKD, encoded by the coding sequence ATGGGCACGGACTTCAACGGCAAGATCGAACTGGACATCCGGGATTCCGAGCCCGACTGGGGTCCGTTCGCCGCCCCGACCGCGCCGGCGGGTGCGCCCAACGTGCTGTATCTGGTCTGGGACGACATCGGCATCGCGACCTGGGACTGCTTCGGGGGACTTGTCGAGATGCCCGCCATGAGCCGCATCGCCGACCGCGGGGTGCGGCTGTCACAGTTCCACACCACCGCGCTGTGCTCGCCGACTCGGGCCGCCCTGCTGACCGGACGCAACCCCACCACGGTGGGGATGGCCACCATCGAGGAGTTCACCGACGGATTCCCCAACTGCAGCGGGCGCATTCCCAACGAGACAGCGCTGCTGTCCGAGGTCCTCGCCGAACGCGGCTGGAACACCTATTGCGTCGGCAAGTGGCACCTGACCCCGCTGGAGGAGTCGAATCTGGCTGCCAGCAAACGGCATTGGCCGCTGGGCCGCGGCTTTGAACGGTTCTACGGCTTCCTGGGCGGCGAGACCGACCAGTGGTACCCGGAGCTGGTGTACGACAACCATCCGGTCAGCCCGCCGGGGACCCCGGAACAGGGCTACCACCTGTCGAAGGACTTGGCCGACAAGACCATCGAGTTCATCCGCGACGCCAAGGTGATTGCGCCGGACAAGCCGTGGTTCTCCTACGTGTGCCCGGGCGCGGGCCACGCGCCGCATCACGTGCCCACCGACTGGGCCGACCGTTACCGGGGCCGCTTCGACATGGGCTACGAGCGCTACCGCGAGGTCGTGCTGGAAAATCAGCAGCGGATGGGCTTGGTGCCCCAGCACACCGAACTGTCCCCGATGAACCCCTATCAAGACGTGACCGGCCCCGGCGGCGAGCCGTGGCCCGAGCAGGACACCGTCCGGCCGTGGGAATCGTTGAACGATGAGGAGAAGCGGCTGTTCGCCCGGATGGCCGAGGTCTTCGCCGGATTCCTGAGCTACACCGACGATCAGATCGGCCGAGTCCTCGACTATCTCGAGGAATCGGGTCAGCTGGACAACACCATCATCGTGGTGATCTCCGACAACGGCGCGTCCGGCGAGGGCGGGCCCAGCGGGTCGGTCAACGAGGTCAAGTTCTTCAACGGCTACATCGACACCGTCGAGGAAAGCCTGCGCTACTACGACGAACTCGGCGGGCCCTCGACCTACGGCCACTATCCGATCGGCTGGGCGATGGCGTTCAACACGCCCTACAAGCTCTACAAGCGGTACGCCTCCCACGAGGGCGGCGTCGCCGATCCGGCGATCATCGCCTGGCCCAATGGCATTGCGGCACACGGCGAGATCCGCGATGTCTACGCCAACGTCTGCGACGTCACCCCGACGGTGTTCGACCTGCTGGACATCTGCCCGCCCGCGACCGTGCGCGGCGTCGCACAGAAACCGCTCGAGGGGGTGAGTTTCGCTGCGGCACTGAAGGATCCGGAATTCCCGACCGGTAAGCACACGCAGTTCTACACCATGCTGGGCACCCGGGGTATCTGGCACCAGGGGTGGTTCGCCAACACCGTGCACGCGGCGTCGCCGGCCGGCTGGGGGCACTTCGACACCGACCGCTGGGAGCTCTACCACATCGAATCGGACCGCAGTCAGTGCCGCGACCTGGCCGACGAACACCCCGAGCGCCTCGAAGAGCTCAAGGCGCTGTGGTTCAGCGAGGCGGCCAAGTACAACGGGTTGCCGTTGGGCGACCTCAACATCTTCGAAACGCTGGCCCGTAGCCGGCCCTACCTGGTCGGGGAGCGCCAACGGTTCACCTACTACCCGGATACGGCCGAGATCGGGCCCGGAGCCGGCGTCGAACTGCGCGGCCAATCGTTCTCGGTGCTGGTCGAGGTGACGGTGGACACCCCCGAAGCCGAGGGTGTGCTCGTCAAGCACGGCGCCGGGCACGGCGGCCATGTGCTCTACCTCGCCGGCGGTGCACTGCACTACGTCTACAACTTCATGGGCGAGGACGAACAGGCCGTGGCGGCGCCCGACGTGGTGGCCACCGGCGAGCACGTGTTCGGGGTGCGCTTTGAGCGGTCCGGGGCCGTCGAGGGCAGCCACACGCCGCTGGGCACGGTCACGCTGCATGTCGACGACGTCGTCGTGGCCACCCGCGCCGACGTCCGCGCCCATCCCGGCACCTTCGGGTTGGCCGGGGGCGGGCTCGCGGTGGGGCGCAACGGCGGCCAAGCCGTCTCGGCGGCCTATACCGCGCCGTACCCGTTCACCGGTGGCGTCATCGCCAAGGCCGTCGTCGACGTCTCGGGCGCGCCGTATGTGGACATCGAACGCGAACTCGCGGCGGCCTTCGCGAAGGACTGA
- a CDS encoding dihydrodipicolinate reductase, whose amino-acid sequence MRRVVQFSTGNVGRHSLHAIIGRPDLELVGVHAASPDKIGRDAAELCGRSEPTGIIATDDIEALVALAPDCVVYTAQGETRPMAAIEQIATFLRAGINVASTSMVWLVAPRLADDWLRVPLEQACKQGNSSLYANGVDPGYSGDTEVFSALSLVTRAESITVQEIFDYANYDDFEFTGTTMGFGLGPDDETPPLFLPGVLTNLWSGPIRNLAGLLGIELDEVRQRIEPWYATDTIECIMTTVEPGQMGAIRFAVEGVRDGTPVITMEHITRLTAAAAPDWEYPPDNHTGVHRVVVEGEPRVEINTHVSHPRLDTTDAGCISTAARVVNAIDWICAAPSGLLSIEDVPPAALIRGLMW is encoded by the coding sequence ATGCGAAGAGTCGTGCAATTCTCCACCGGCAATGTCGGCCGTCACTCGCTGCACGCGATCATCGGTCGGCCGGATCTGGAACTGGTCGGGGTGCACGCGGCGAGTCCGGACAAGATCGGCCGCGACGCCGCCGAATTGTGCGGACGCAGCGAACCGACCGGCATCATCGCGACCGACGACATCGAGGCCCTGGTGGCGCTGGCGCCCGATTGTGTGGTCTACACCGCGCAGGGCGAGACCCGCCCGATGGCGGCGATCGAGCAGATCGCGACGTTCCTGCGGGCCGGCATCAACGTCGCGTCGACCTCGATGGTGTGGCTGGTGGCGCCGCGCCTGGCCGACGACTGGCTGCGGGTGCCGCTGGAGCAGGCCTGCAAGCAGGGCAATTCGTCGCTGTATGCCAACGGAGTCGACCCGGGGTACTCCGGGGACACCGAGGTGTTCAGCGCGCTGAGCCTGGTCACCCGCGCCGAATCGATCACCGTCCAGGAGATCTTCGACTACGCCAACTATGATGACTTCGAGTTCACCGGCACCACAATGGGTTTCGGTCTCGGTCCGGACGACGAGACGCCCCCGCTGTTCCTGCCCGGGGTGCTCACGAACCTGTGGAGCGGACCGATCCGCAATCTCGCCGGCCTGCTCGGGATCGAACTCGACGAGGTCCGACAACGCATCGAACCCTGGTACGCCACCGACACGATCGAATGCATCATGACGACGGTGGAGCCGGGTCAGATGGGCGCGATCCGGTTCGCCGTGGAGGGGGTTCGCGACGGTACGCCGGTGATCACGATGGAACACATCACCCGGTTGACCGCGGCCGCCGCGCCGGACTGGGAATACCCGCCCGACAACCACACTGGCGTACACCGCGTCGTGGTCGAAGGGGAGCCGCGGGTCGAGATCAACACCCACGTGTCGCATCCGAGGCTGGACACCACCGACGCGGGTTGCATCTCGACGGCGGCCCGCGTGGTCAACGCGATCGACTGGATCTGTGCCGCCCCCAGCGGGTTGCTGTCGATCGAAGATGTGCCACCAGCCGCGCTGATCCGGGGACTGATGTGGTGA
- a CDS encoding dihydrodipicolinate reductase: protein MPQQTYRVIQWMTGDVGQVGVRHFASNPVFELVGVLVHTPDKVGRDAGDIVGIAPTGVVATDDVEAVIALDADCVFYTPVIMDVDTVCRLLRSGKNVVTTSGFFHPSPDFRDAGDRIRAACRDGGSSFHGAGIHPGYAGDVLPLTLARVASRIDKIEVYEVVNVLSDAPLDHIDWLGFGKSAGEFLGAPTILGLGVPFFAQSMHLIADGLGVDIDEVSAEVTVATATADIAHELGVIPRGTVAAQHHVWTAWVGSDPLIVFHAIYTTGGPDDLEPAWDWGKTRYRIVIEGDPATELTLAGVERPDGTMSHPGYSWTAMAATNAIPSVCDAPPGWVTHLDLGLVAPRGLVRRATADR, encoded by the coding sequence ATGCCGCAGCAGACCTACCGCGTGATCCAGTGGATGACCGGCGATGTCGGGCAAGTGGGTGTGCGACATTTCGCGAGCAACCCGGTGTTCGAACTGGTCGGTGTGCTGGTGCACACCCCGGACAAGGTCGGGCGGGACGCCGGCGACATCGTCGGTATCGCGCCCACCGGCGTCGTCGCCACCGACGATGTCGAGGCCGTGATCGCCCTCGACGCCGACTGCGTGTTCTACACGCCGGTGATCATGGACGTGGACACCGTCTGCCGGCTGCTCCGCTCGGGCAAGAACGTCGTCACCACCAGTGGGTTCTTTCACCCCTCGCCGGACTTCCGCGACGCCGGCGATCGCATCCGCGCGGCGTGCCGCGACGGCGGAAGTTCCTTTCACGGCGCGGGAATCCATCCCGGCTACGCCGGCGACGTGCTGCCGTTGACGCTGGCCCGGGTCGCGAGCCGAATCGACAAGATCGAGGTCTACGAAGTCGTCAACGTCCTGTCCGATGCGCCGCTGGATCACATCGACTGGCTCGGTTTCGGGAAGTCGGCGGGTGAGTTCCTCGGGGCGCCCACGATTCTGGGGCTCGGCGTTCCGTTCTTCGCCCAGTCGATGCACCTGATCGCCGACGGGTTGGGGGTGGACATCGACGAGGTGTCCGCGGAGGTGACGGTGGCCACCGCGACCGCGGACATCGCGCATGAACTGGGCGTGATACCCCGCGGCACCGTCGCGGCGCAGCATCACGTCTGGACCGCCTGGGTGGGCAGCGATCCGCTCATCGTCTTCCACGCGATCTACACCACGGGCGGGCCCGACGACCTGGAGCCGGCCTGGGACTGGGGCAAGACCCGGTACCGAATCGTCATCGAGGGCGATCCGGCGACCGAACTCACGCTTGCCGGCGTCGAGCGGCCGGACGGCACCATGAGCCACCCCGGCTACTCCTGGACCGCGATGGCGGCGACCAACGCGATCCCGTCGGTGTGCGATGCCCCGCCGGGCTGGGTCACCCACCTCGACCTCGGACTGGTCGCGCCCCGTGGTCTGGTGCGCCGGGCTACTGCTGATCGATGA